CAGAACACGCGAAACTTGATGAGGCACCGATGCACGTTCGCTTTCTGGATGCATTTCTCATTGAACAATATCCTGTGACGAATGCCGAATACGCAGCTTTTGTAGCAGCAACGGATCATCCGCCGCCGGTACATTGGAAAAACGGTAACTTTACGCCTGAGGACGCGAACCTCCCGGTTGTCCACGTCAGTTGGCACGATAGCAATGCGTATGCCCAATGGGCAGGCAAGCGGCTCCCCACAGAAGCAGAATGGGAAAAAGCGTGTCGGGGTCCCGATGGCAGGATTTATCCATGGGGCAATATCTTCATTCCCGATGAATCCGAGTCCACAGAAACTCCGCCTGAAACTTTACAGATCTTGACAGCGTCCCTTACGTCCGTAGGCACCCGACCTGTCACAGCAAGTCCTTACGGGGTCGGCGAAGCTGCTGGGAACGTGTGGGAATGGACTGCTGACTGGTATCAACCATATCCTAATCCAAAACACGAAAAAACAGAACAGGCAACTCCTGAAAAACAGAAAGCCTTACGCGGTGGTTCATGGTTGGAAGTGCGCGATAGCACAGCAGAACGCTACTTTCGATGCGCCAACCGTTTACATGCACCACCAAACTATAGTGCCGGAAATATCGGATTTCGCTGTGTCGGAGAGGTGCTACCCGGACAAGCCGAGTCGGTGCATGTTCCCGTAGAGCCACTTATTGACTATATCAAAAAAAAGAAACTCGCCAATCTACAACTCCTTCAGAAACGGGCACAAAGAAACAGTTTTAAAGATGCCCTGATTGCCTTCGTTCTCATCGGAGGCGCAATTTATAGCGTCGCGGTAAATCCTGACTTGATGTTAGGCGGTACGATCGTCGGCATGATTGGTGTAGGGTTCCTTTTTACTGCAAGCGTGAATTTTTGGCGGAGATGGCGCGCCGCCCAGCGAGCGAAGCAGGTGGCGTCCGAAAATTTTCTAATTTCTCATTAACGCCGTTGCTGACTGCTGATAGCTAACAACTAATGGTTTCCACTTTGTCCTAACAACCGATAACTGATTACATATATTTTTCACGTTGACGAAATTTCAAAATCAGTATAAACTTTTCGCAAACCAAAGCATCTTTCATGGGGGAACACAATGAATCCGCTATGTTTAGAACACTGTTTGACCGAAACAGAAAAACAGCATTTTGAGGAAAACGGCTTTTTGGTCGTTGAAGATGCCATCCCGCAAGAGATGGTTGAGAAGTTAATTGCCGCTGTTGATCGCGTCGGTGCTGAGTACTTGGGCAAAGACGAACTCCCACCCGACGCACGTTTCAACCTCCTTGACTTCGTGGGTAGAGATGAGAGTTTTATCGAGTTGCTGGATTGGCACACAACGTTCCCAAAAGTGTGGGGAATTTTAGGATGGAACATCAAACTCTACCATTCACATCTAATCGTGCTACCACCGCTGCCATCCGAAGAACATGATAAACAGAAACGACTCGGATGGCACCAAGACAGTGGAAGACTCAACATTGAATTGGAAGGTAACCCGCGCCCGCGTGTATCGCTGAAAGTCGCCTACTTCTTGACGGATACATCCGTACCGGGACGGGGTAATTTCTCCGCAATACCGGGCAGCCACCGACTAAACAAGGTAGAAATGCCAGAAGACAGCACCGCGGACCCTGAGAACGCCACACCTATATTCGCGAAACCAGGAACCGCTGTCTTTTTCGATCGGAGACTCTGGCACGCAGCAGGACGTAATACCTCCGACACCATGCGCAAGGTACTTTTCTACGGCTATAGTTACCGCTGGCTCCAACCTCGCGATGATATGACAGTGGAACACGTCATGGAGCACTCCGATCCAATTCGACAGCAGATTTTGGGTAAAAGCACGGGCGGTATGGGGTATACCTCTCCGGGGGAAAAAGATGTCCCACTCCGAACATGGATTCAGGAAAACCTCGGTTCCGAAGCGGTCGTACACTAACAGAGAAACACACCGGACGGGCAACCCTGCCCGTCCTTACCCATCAATGTAAACCAATCATTAAGCGATCCGACATCTGAAAGTTGAAAGGCACTACATTTTTTTTGGCAATCCAAGCAGGAAAATTGTATACTTTTATTAAATAAAACACATACAATTTCCTAACATATACAGAATAGAGGTTGCCAATTCTAATGAAAAGTTTGTTTTGCCTGATGATGACTCTTATAGTTCCTGTAGTTGCCTTTTCACAAACGGGAACAATTGAAGGCACCGTCTACAACAACGACACGAAAACACCATTGGCAGGCGCAGAGGTCCGGATCCTTCAAACCGATGAACGTCAAAAAACTGATGAAAATGGAAAATTCGTATTCAGTACTGTTCCTGAAGGCACTTATACATTAGTTACCACGGTGCCTGAGACGCAACTGATACAACAAACCTCGGTGGTCGTCGCAGCAGCGGAAAGTCAAAAAACCGAAATCTATGTCGCAACAGAACAGGTTCGTCTTGAAAGTGTAGAGGTAACCGGCAAACGCGTCCCCAAGACTGTCAACAAAAAAAGCATTCAAGCATCAGAAATTACGCGCCTGCCCGGCACCGCTGGCGACGCGCTCCGCGCCCTGCCT
The DNA window shown above is from Candidatus Poribacteria bacterium and carries:
- a CDS encoding formylglycine-generating enzyme family protein, whose translation is MPQGAFIMGTDIEPFYGTALVNSEHAKLDEAPMHVRFLDAFLIEQYPVTNAEYAAFVAATDHPPPVHWKNGNFTPEDANLPVVHVSWHDSNAYAQWAGKRLPTEAEWEKACRGPDGRIYPWGNIFIPDESESTETPPETLQILTASLTSVGTRPVTASPYGVGEAAGNVWEWTADWYQPYPNPKHEKTEQATPEKQKALRGGSWLEVRDSTAERYFRCANRLHAPPNYSAGNIGFRCVGEVLPGQAESVHVPVEPLIDYIKKKKLANLQLLQKRAQRNSFKDALIAFVLIGGAIYSVAVNPDLMLGGTIVGMIGVGFLFTASVNFWRRWRAAQRAKQVASENFLISH
- a CDS encoding phytanoyl-CoA dioxygenase family protein, whose product is MNPLCLEHCLTETEKQHFEENGFLVVEDAIPQEMVEKLIAAVDRVGAEYLGKDELPPDARFNLLDFVGRDESFIELLDWHTTFPKVWGILGWNIKLYHSHLIVLPPLPSEEHDKQKRLGWHQDSGRLNIELEGNPRPRVSLKVAYFLTDTSVPGRGNFSAIPGSHRLNKVEMPEDSTADPENATPIFAKPGTAVFFDRRLWHAAGRNTSDTMRKVLFYGYSYRWLQPRDDMTVEHVMEHSDPIRQQILGKSTGGMGYTSPGEKDVPLRTWIQENLGSEAVVH